The sequence GAGCGCGGCGATGCGGCGGACCGGCGGGCGCAGTATCACGATCCCGCCCTGCCGCCGCGCCACGGGCTCATCGCCTTCGGCCTGTTGCTGCAGCAGACCGCCGACGCTCTCGTGCATATGGGCGCGCATGGCACGCTGGAATGGCTGCCCGGCAAGCATGTGGCGCTGACCCGCGCCTGCTTCCCCGAAATCGTGCTCGGCGCCCTGCCGGTGGCCTACCCGTTCATTGTCTCCAACCCCGGCGAGGCGGCGCAGGCCAAGCGGCGGATCGCGGCGGTGACGCTCGGCCATCTGCCGCCGCCGACGCAGGAGGCCGGCCTCGCGGACGACGCCGCTAGCCTGGAGCGGCTGGTGGATGAATATGCCGAGGCCGACGGGCTCGACCGCCGCCGCCGCGAACGCCTCGCCCGGCTGATCGTGGAGGAGGCGACGCGCACCGGCTTTGCCCGCGACGCCGGGCTGGACACGGGCGCCGACCCGGAGGAGGCCCTCAGACAGATCGACGCCTTTCTCTGCGACATCAAGGAGATGCGGCTGAAGGACGGTTTCCATGTCTATGGCCGTGGCCCCTGCGGGGAGGCCGAGCGCGACGGGCTGCTGGCGGCGCTGGACGCCCGCCGGGTGTCCGCCGGCCCGGCCGGCGCGCCGGGGCGTGGGCGGACCGACGTGATGCCGACCGGGCGCAACCTGTTCACCAGCGACCCCCGCGCTCTGCCGACGCCCACCGCCATGGATCTCGGCCGGCTGGCGGCAGAGGAGATCGTGCGCGCCTATGCGCAGGCGCATGGCGACTGGCCGCGTTCGCTCGTGCTCGACCTCTGGGGCAGCGCGACGCTGCGCACCGGCGGCGAGGAGATCGCGCAGGGCCTGGCGCTGATCGGCGCAAGGCCGGTGTGGGACCCGGGTTCGGGCCGGGTCACCGGCATCGAGGTTCTGCCGCCGGCGGTGCTGGGGCGCCCGCGCGTCGATGTCACCTTTCGCATATCGGGGCTATTCCGCGACCTGTTCCCGGCGCAGATCGCGCTTCTCGATGCCGCGCTGCGGGCGGTGGCGCGGCGCGAGGAGAGCGAGGAGGAAAACCCGCTGCGCGCGGCGGGCGAGGGGGCGGCGCGCATTTTCGGCACCGCGCCGGGGGCCTATGGCGCCGGGCTGGAACGCCGCGCCGACGGAATGGAGCGCGACGCGCTGGCCGACGCCTATCTCGCCAGCGCCTCGCATGCCTATGGCGGGGCGGAAGGCGCGGGCCGGGCGACAGGCGATTTCGCCGCGCGGGTGGCGGCGGCGGATATGCTGGTGCATGGCGCCGACGATCCCGGCCGCGACCTCTTGGAAGGCGATGCCGATCTCGCCTTTATCGGCGGTTTCGCGGCGGCGGCGGAAAAGCTCGGCCGCGCACCGGACCTCGTGGTGCTCGACACCTCCGATCCCGCCCGGCCGCAGGCCCGCCCTTTGGCGGCGGCGCTGGCGCGGATCGTGCGCGGGCGGGTGAACCCGCGCTATCTCGACGGGCTGAAGCGGCACGGCCCGCGTGGGGCGGCGGAAATGGCGGAGACGGTGGACCGGCTGATCGGCTTCGCCGAGGCGACGCGGGCCGTGCCCGGCCATCTGATCGACGCGCTGCACGGCGCCTATGTCGACGATGCCGGCATGCGCGCCTTCCTGATGGACGCCTCGCCCGAGGCGGCGCGCTTCATCGCCGCCCGGTTCGACGGCGCGCGCGACAAGGGCCTTTGGCACCCGCGCCGCAACGATGTCGGCGCCGGGCTCGCGCAGCTTGCCGGGGAGGCGGCGGAATGAGCGCGCTCTCCATGCGCCGGGGCGCCTGCCCGAGCCTGCCGGAACCGATGCAAACCGGCGACGGGCTGCTGGCGCGGCTGCAGCCTCTGGCACCACTGACGCTGGACCAGCTCGCCGGGCTGGCGCTTCTGGCGGCGGAACGCGGCAATGGCATCCTTGAGGTGACGGCGCGCGGCAAGCTGCAATTGCGCGGGCTGACGCCGGCCACCGTGCCGGGTCTTCCCGAGGCGGTGGCGGCGCTCGGCATCGACGTGCCACAGGGCTTTCCGGTGGAAGTGAGCGCGCTGGCGGGGCGCGACCCCGAGGGGCGGTTCGACCCGCGCCCGCTGGCGCGGGCGATCTCCGAGCGCGCCGCCCCGCTGGTGCCGCATCTGGCGCCGAAGGCCTCCGTGGTGGTGGATGGCGGCGGGCTGTTCCGGCTCGGCGGGCTGAAGGCGGATATCGCGGTGAGCGCGGCGGAGGGGGGGCTTTCCCTCACGCTCGCCGGCACGCCGTTCGGCGTGATGGAACAGGCGCGGGCGGCGGCGGTGGTGGTCGCGCTGCTGCAGCGGTTGGCGGCGTGCGGCCCGACGGCGCGGATGGCGGAACTTGTGGCGGCGGAGGGGATCGAGAGCCTGCGCGCCGCCTATGGCCTCGCCTCGCCCGTCGCCGCACCGGGGGAGGGTTTCGACCCGGTGGGTCTGCACGCGCTCAGCGACGGAAGCGTTGCGCTCGGAATCGGCCTCGCCTTCGGTCAGGTCCGGGCGGCGGCGCTGGCGAATCTGATCGACGCCGCGCGTCGGGCGGGCGTGACCGAGGTCGAGCCCGCAGCCGGGCGGGCGCTGCTGTTGGTCGGGCTCACGCCCGAGGCGGCGGAAACCCTGCGCGCGATAGCGGCGGGGCTCGGTTTCCTCACCGATGCCGGCGACCCGCGCCGGCGTGTCTTCGCCTGCGCCGGGCGCCCGGCCTGCGCCTCCGCGCGGCTCGACACCCATGAACTCGCGGCGACGCTGGTGCCGCTGCTGGGTGGGCGCGATCTCCATGTGTCGGGCTGTCCGAAGGGCTGCGCGCACCCGGCAAAAGCGGCGCTGACCATTGTGGGGCTGGACGAAGGGGCGGGTCTCGTGGTCGAAGGCACGCCGCGCGACGTGCCCGCCCGCATCGTGCCTCCCGCGCGCCTGCGCGAGACGATTGAGAAGGATCTGGCCTGAGTGTCCACCCCGTTCGACTATGAGCGCGACGGCAATGCGATCTATGAGCGCTCCTTCGCCATCATCCGCGAGGAGGCCGAGCTCGGCCGCTTCACGCCCGAGGAGGCGGATGTGGCGGTGCGGATGATCCATGCCTGCGGGCTAGTGGAAGCCGCCTTCGCCATCGATTTCGCCCCCGATCTGGTGCGGGCCGCCCGCAACGCGCTCAAGGCCGGCGCGCCCATCCTGTGCGACGCGCAGATGGTGGCGCATGGCGTCACCCGCGCCCGGCTGCCGGCGCAGAACGAGGTGATCTGCACATTGCGCGATCCTGAGGTGCCCGCTCTCGCCGAGCGGCTCGGCACCACCCGCTCGGCCGCCGCGCTGGAGCTGTGGCGCGACAGGATGGAAGGCGCGGTGATCGCCATCGGCAACGCCCCGACCGCCTTGTTCCGCCTCCTGGAAATGCTCGACGCCGGCGCGCCGAAGCCGGCGGCGATTCTGGGTATCCCGGTCGGCTTTGTCGGCGCGGCGGAATCCAAGGACGCGCTGGCGCTGGGCGAGCATGGCGTGCCGTGGCTGGTGGTGCGCGGAAGGCTCGGGGGTAGCGCCATGGCGGCGGCGGCGGTGAACGCACTGGCGAGGCCGGGCCTATGAGCGAGATCGCGCAGGGGCGGCTGATCGGCGTCGGCGTCGGGCCGGGCGACCCGGACCTCATCACGCTGAAGGCGGTGCGGGCGCTCGGCGCGGCGGATGTGGTCGCCTATTTCGCCAAGCTCGGCAATGCCAGCCATGCCCGCGCCATCGCCCATCCGCATTTCCGCGCCGGGGCGGAGGAACTGCCGCTCGGCTACCCCGTGACCACGGAAATGCCGAAGGACGAGGCGCCCTATCGCACGGCGATCACGGGGTTTTACGAGGCGGCGGCGGAAGCGGTGGCGGCGCATCTCGCGGCCGGGCGCACCGTGGCGGTGCTCTCCGAGGGCGATCCGATGTTCTACGGCTCCTACATGCATCTGCATGTGCGGCTGGCGCATCGTTATCCGACCGAGGTCATCGCCGGCGTCACCGGCATGTCCGGCTGCTGGTCGCAGGCGGGCACCCCGATCGCCCAGGGCGACGATGTGCTGAGCATTCTGCCGGGCACGCTTGCCGAGGACGAACTGGCGCGCCGGCTCAAAGGCACCGATGCGGCGGTTATCATGAAGGTGGGGCGCAATTTGCCGAAGATCCGCCGGGCGCTGGCCATTGCCGGGCGGCTGGAGCGGGCGCTCTATGTCGAGCGCGGGACGATGACGGGCAGCCTGTGCGAAAGGCTGGAGACGCGCGGGGATGCCCCGGCGCCCTATTTCGCCATCGTGCTGGTGCCAGGCTGGGAGACGAGGGCATGAGCAAGGGCAGATTGTTCGTCATCGGCCTCGGCCCCGGCGAGGCGCGCTTCCTCACCCCGGAGGCGAGCGCGGCGCTCAGCGCCGCCGAGGCGCTTTATGGCTACGAACCCTATCTCGCCCGCGTACCGGTGCGCGAGGGGCAGACGCGCCACCCCTCCGACAATCGCGAGGAACTGGTGCGCGCCGGCGCGGCGCTGGCCCATGCCGCCGCCGGCGCCACGGTGGCGATGGTCTCGGGCGGCGATCCCGGTGTGTTCGCCATGGCGGCGGCGGTGATCGAGGCGATCGAGGCCGGGCCGGCGGAATGGCGGGCGCTCGATCTCGCCATCGTGCCCGGCATCACCGCCATGCTGGCGGTGGCGGCGAAGTGCGGCGCGCCGCTGGGGCATGATTTCTGCGCCATCTCGCTCTCGGACAATCTGAAGCCCTGGGAGGTGATCGAGAAGCGGCTGCGCCTCGCGGCGCAGGCGGGGTTCGCCATGGCGTTCTACAACCCGGTGTCGAAAGCCCGCCCGCACCAGCTCGACACCGCTTTCGAGATTCTGCGCGCCGAGCTGCCGGCGAGCGTGCCGGTCATTTTCGGCCGGGCGGTGGGGCGGCCGGACGAGCGGATGCGGGTGGTGCCGCTCGGCCATGCGCGCGGGCACATGGCCGACATGGCGACCTGCATCATCGTCGGTTCGCCGGAGACGCGGCTGGTGGAACGCCCCGGCCTGCCGGCGCTGGTCTACACGCCGCGCCGCGCCGGGGAGGAGTGATGCGGGCGGTGGCCGTCACTCCCTCGCCCCGTCGGGGAGAGTGTCGGGGTGAGGGGGAGGGCCGGCCCTTGCCCGCAGGCGCCCCTCACCCAACCCTCTCCCCGACGGGGAGAGGGCTAGGAGGTTCGGCTGAGTGTCTCCAGCCAGTCCAACACCCCGTCCACGCTGTCGACCGTCTCGACCTCGGGCCGGGGCGGGCGGGTGACCATGATCACCTCGATGCCGAGCGCGCGGGCGGCTTTGATCTTGCCATAGGTCGCCTCCCCGCCGCTGTTCTTGGACAGGAGGGCGTCGATGCGGTGGGTTTTGAGCAGCGCGTGCTCGTCCGCCTCGGGGAACGGCCCGCGCGCCTCGATATAGCGCGCCTGCGGCAGGGCGAGCGGCGGGTCGACGGGGTCGATGCTGCGCACGAGATAGGCGTGCTGCGGCGCGGCCTCCAGCGCGCGCACCTCATTGCGGCCGAGCGCCACCAGCACCCGGCGCGGGGCGGGGCCGAGCTTTTCCACCGCTTCGGCAATGTCCGTGGCCTGCGTCCAGAGATCGCCGGGCTGCCGCTGCCATGCGGGGCGCAGCAGGGCGATGAGCGGCACGCCGGCGCGGCGGGCGGCCTCAGCGGCGTTGTGCGACATGGTGGCGGCGAAGGGATGGGTGGCGTCGATCACCGCGTCGATGCCCTCGGTTTTCAGATAGGCTTCGAGACCCTCCACGCCACCGAAGCCGCCGGAGCGGGTGGGGGCCTCCACAGGCAGCGGGTTGCGCGTGCGCCCGGCCAGCGACAGGCTCACCGCGAATCCCCCGCGCGCGGCGAGCCGTGCCGCGAGGTCGCGGGCCTCATTGGTGCCGCCGAGGATGAGCAGGCGCGGGACGCCGGCCTCCCGGCTCTTATCGGATGCGTTCATGCCCGACCGTGAAACCATCGCCTCCGCCGCGTCAACCGCTGACGACCGCTGGCTCACCCTTGTCGGCATCGGCGAGGATGGGCTCGATGGCCTTTCCCCCGCCGCGCGGGCGGCGGTGGAGGCGGCGGAAATCGTGTTCGGCGGGGCGCGGCATCTGGCGCTGGCCGGCGATGCGGTGAAGGGCGAGGCGCGGGCCTGGCCGAGCCCGTTCGCGCGCGGCATCGAGGCGGTGCTGGCGCTACGCGGGCGGCGGGTCTGCGTGCTGGCTTCCGGCGACCCGTTCCTGCACGGTGTCGGCGCCACGCTGGCGCGGCATGTGCCGGCGGAGGAGATGCGGGTGTTTCCCGCGCCGTCCGCCTATAGCCTCGCCTGCGCCCGGCTCGGCTGGCCGCTGGCGGAGGTGACCTGTCTTACCGTGCATGGCCGCTCGCTCGATCTGGTGCGGGCGCATCTTTACCCCGGTCGGCGGCTGCTGGTGTTGACCTCGGACGGCGCCGGGCCGGGCGAGATCGCGCGCCTGCTGGCGGAAGGCGGCTTTGGCGGCTCCCATCTCACCGTGCTGGAAGCGCTGGGCGGCCCGCGCGAGCTTGTGCGCCGCGCTCGGGCCGAGGGCTTCGCGCTCGATGATATCGACGCGCTGAACGTGCTCGCCATCGAGGTGGCCGCGGGGGAGGGCGCGCGCATCATTGCCCGGGCGCCGGGCCTGCCGGACGCGCTGTTCGAACATGACGGGCAATTGACCAAGCGCGAGATCCGCGCGGTGACGCTTTCCGCCCTCGCGCCCCGCCGGGGGGAACTTCTGTGGGACATCGGCGCCGGCGCCGGTTCGGTCGGCATTGAATGGATGCTGGCCGACCCCTCGCTCGCCGCCATCGGCATCGAGGAGCACCCGGAGCGGGCGGCGCGGGCGCGGCGCAATGCGGCCGCGCTCGGCGTGCCCGGACTGGAGATCGTCGAGGGGCGTGCGCCCGAGGCGCTTTCCGGCCTGCCGGCGCCGGCCGCGATTTTCCTCGGCGGTGGCGCGGGCGATGAAGGCGTGATGGACGCCGCGCTGGCCGCGCTCAAGCCCGGTGGGCGGCTGGTCGCCAATGCGGTGACGCTGGAGACCGAGGCGCTGCTCATCGCCCGCCATGCGGCGCTGGGGGGAGACCTCACGCGCCTCTCCGTCGCCCGCGCCGTGCCGGTGGGTGGGCTCACCGGCTGGCGGCCGGCGATGCCGGTGACGCAATGGAGCTGGGTGAAGCCGGGGGGCGCGCCGTGATCGTCGCCGGAGTCGGCAGCCGGCGCGGCGTCACCTCGGAGGAGGTGTGCGCGGCTGTGCGCGGGGCGATGGAGCGCCACGGCGTGAAGCTGTGCGACATCTCGCTGATGGCGACCCCGGCGGCGAAGGGCAGCGAGGCCGGCATCATCAAGGCGGCGCTCGATCTCGGCCTGTTGCTGGTCATGGTGCCGCAGCGCCAGCTGGAAGCGGCGGGCACGCGGGCGATGAGCCATTCCGACCGGGTCGTGGCGCTGATGGGCGTGCCCTCGGTGGCGGAAGCCTCGGCACTGGCCGTGGCCGGGCGGCGCTCGACGCTGATCGGGCCGCGCTTCGTGCTGGGGCCGGTGACCTGCGCCTTCGCGCGCGAGGCGGAGAAGGGAGAAGCACCGTGACCGTGCATTTCATCGGCGCCGGGCCGGGCGCGGCCGACCTGATGACGCTGCGCGGGCGCGACCTCATCGCCCGCTGTCCGGTGTGCCTCTATGCCGGCTCCATCGTGCCGCCGGAGGTGCTGGCCTGGTGCCCGGCGGGCGCGCGCATCGTTGATACCGCGCCGCTGTCGCTCGACGAGATCGAGGCGGAGTTCGTCGCGGCGCAGGCGTTGGGGCAGGATGTGGCGCGGCTGCAGTCGGGCGACCTCTCGATCTATTCGGCGGTGGCGGAGCAGATTCGGCGGCTGGAGAAACACGCCATTCCCTACACGCTCACCCCCGGCGTGCCGGCCTTCGCGGCGGCGAGCGCGGTGCTGGGGCGCGAATTCACCGTGCCGGGGCTGGCGCAGAGCCTGGTCATCACCCGCGTTTCCGGCCGCGCTTCGGCGATGCCGGCAGGCGAGACACTGGCGGCCTTTGGCGCGACCGGGGCGACGCTCGCCATCCATCTCGCCATTCACGCGCTGGGTGAGGTGGTGGCGGAACTGACCCCGCTCTATGGCGCGGTGTGCCCCGTCGCCGTGGTGGTGGAGGCGAGCCGGCCGCGCGAGCGGGTGATCCGGGGCACGCTGGGCGATATCGTCGCGCAGGTGGCAGCGGCGCCGGTGGAGCGCACCGCGCTCATCATGGTGGGTAAGGCGCTGGCGCCGGAGGATTTCCGCGAGAGCGCGCTCTATGACGCCGCCTATCAGCGCCGCTTCCGGGGGCGGGAATGAGGGGGCGCGGCTTGCCTTTGCCTCTCCCCGTCGGGGAGAGGTGGCCCGCGCAGCGGGACGGTGAGGGGTGCCTGAGTTGCCGCGCTCGACTGCCCCTCACCCCATCCCTCTCCCCGTCGGGGAGAGGGGGCAGCCGCGAACTCCCCGGAGCCGCCGCATGACCGCCCGCGCCTTCATCATCGCCGCGCCGCGCTCCGGTTCGGGCAAGACCACGGTGACGCTCGGCGTGGCGGCGGCGCTGCGGGCGCGCGGCGTGCGGGTACGGGTGGCGAAGTCCGGGCCGGACTATATCGACCCCGCCTTCCACGCCGCCGCCACCGGGCGGCCGGGGCTCAACCTCGACAGTTTCGCCATGCCGCCCGCCCTCATCGACGCGCTGGCGGCGGAGGTGGCAGAGGCGGCCGATACCGTCATCATCGAAGCCTCGATGGGGCTATTCGACGGCATCGAGGGCGAGGCCGGGCGCAGCGGCGCGGCGGCGGACCTCGCCGCCCGGCTCGGCCTGCCTGTCGTGCTGGTGCTCGACATTTCCGGCCAGTCGCAATCGGCCGCCGCCGTGGTGCGCGGCTTTGCCGGCCATGACCCGCGCGTGCGCATCGCCGGGGTGATCCTCAACCAGGTGGCGAGCGAGCGGCACCGGACGCAGGCCAGCACGGCCATCGAAGCGCTCGGCCTCCCCATTCTCGGCAGCCTGCCGCGCGACGGGGCGGTGCGGCTGCCGGAGCGCCATCTCGGCCTCGTGCAGGCGGAGGAGCACCCCGCGCTCGCGGCGCAATTGGCGGCGCTGGCGGAACGGGCGGAAAAGCACATCGACCTTGCTACGCTCTGCGCGCTGGGGGCGCCGGTGACCCCGGCCGGCCCGGCGCCGGTGGCGCTGGCTCCGCCCGGCCAGCGCATCGCCCTGGCGCGCGATGTCGCCTTTTCCTTCGCCTATGAGCATCTGATGGCCGGCTGGCGCCGGGCGGGGGCGGAAATCCTGCCCTTTTCCCCGCTCGCCGATGAGGCGCCCGCCGACCATGCCGATGCCTGTTGGCTGCCCGGCGGCTACCCCGAACTGCATGGGGAAAGGCTCGCGCAAGCCTTCCGCTTTCTCGATGGGGTGCGGGCCTTTGCCCGAACCCGGCCGGTGCACGGCGAATGCGGGGGCTTCATGGTGCTGGGCGAGGCGATCGAGGACGCGGAGGGCCGGAGCCACCCGATGCTCGGCCTGCTCGGCCACGCCACCAGCTTCGCCCGCCGCCGGCTCAATCTCGGCTATCGCCGCGCGGTGACGCTCGACGCTTCGGCGCTGGGGCCGGCGGGGACAAGGCTGCGCGGCCACGAGTTCCATTATGCCAGCGTCACACAAGCCGGCGACGATGCGCCGCTGGTCGCGCTGAGCGATGGACAGGGTAAGGAAATGGGTCCTTCAGGAAGCCGCCGGGGGCGCGTTTCGGGAACCTTCTTCCACGTCATCGCCACGGACGGCCAGTCAAGCGGAGCCGACCCATGAACGCCTTTCGCCGTTTCCTCGTTTTTGTCGCCGGCCTGATGGGCGCGGCCGGGGTGGCTGCGGCGGCGGCCGGCGCGCATGTGAACGCCGCCCCGAATTTGACCACGGCCGCCACCTTCCTCATGCTGGGCGCCAGCGCGGTGGTGGGAGGCTGCGCCCTGGCCGCGCTGCGCGGTCCGGGCTGGTCCTTCGCCAGTGTCGGCGCCGGTATCATCGCGCTGGGCACGGTGCTGTTCAGCGGGGCGCTGGCGCTGCGCGCGCTGTGGGACATCGTTGTTTTTCCTATGGCCGCGCCGATCGGCGGTACTATGCTCATCCTCGGATGGCTGGTGCTCGCCCTGGCCGCGTTTCAGAGGGAACCCCGCGCCGGCTGAGTTGGCCAAAAGGTTGCATCCGGCAGGGGTGAGATGAGCGGCCGCTTCCCGTTTCGCGGGGAGTGACCGCAAGGGGAGCACAAGCTGCACATGTCAGTCGAGGTCGAAGAGAAGATGCTGGACACGCCGGAGACACCCGCCCGCACCCTTTCCGCGCAGGGCGACGAGGTCGCCAAGTTCCGTGCCGCGGTGATCTCGAAGCTCACCTATGCGGTGGGCAAGAACCCCGCCGCCGCGAGCGACCGCGACTGGTTTCTCGCCACCGCCTTCGCCACCCGCGACCGCATCGTCGACCGCTGGATCACCTCCACCCGCCAGACCTATTCGGAAGGGCGCAAACGGGTTTACTATCTCTCGCTGGAATTCCTCATCGGCCGGCTGCTGTTCGACGCGCTGACCAATATCGAGATGCTGGAGACGGCGCGCTCGGCGCTGGGCGATCTCGGTGTCGATCTCGACCGGCTGCGCCAGGTGGAGCCGGACGCGGCGCTGGGCAATGGCGGCCTCGGCCGGCTCGCCGCCTGTTTCATGGACAGCATGGCGACACTCTCCATCGCCGCCTATGGCTATGGCATCCGCTACGAGAACGGCCTGTTCCGCCAGATGATCAAGAATGGCTGGCAGCAGGAATATCCCGAGGACTGGCTGTCCTTCGGCAACCCCTGGGAATTCGAGCGGCCGGAGGTCTATTACGACATCGGCTTCGGCGGCTCGGTGGAGTCCGTGGCCATGGGCGGCGACCGCAAGAAGCAGGTCTGGCATCCCGCCGAGACGGTGGAGGCGGTCGCCTATGACACGCCCATCGTCGGCTGGCGCGGGCGGCATGTGAACACGCTGCGCCTGTGGTCGGCCCGCGCGGCCGATCCGATCCGGCTCGACGCCTTCAACCAGGGCGACCATGTCGGCGCGCTGGTGAACCAGGTGAAGGCCGAGGCGATCTCCAAGGTGCTCTACCCCTCCGACGCCACGCCGGCGGGGCAGGAGCTGCGGCTGCGGCAGGAATATTTCTTCACCGCCGCCTCGTTGCACGACCTGATCCGCCGCCATGTCGACAGCTTCGGCGATGTGCGCTCGCTGCCCGACAAGGTGGCGATCCAGCTCAACGACACCCACCCCGCCATCGCGGTGGCGGAGCTGATGCGGGTGCTGATCGACGAGAACGACATCGAATTCGACGAAGCGTTCGACATCACGGTGCGGACCATCTCCTACACCAACCACACCCTGCTGCCGGAGGCGCTGGAAACCTGGCCGGTGCCGCTGATGGAGCGGGTGCTGCCGCGCCACATGCAGATCATCTACCTGCTCAACGCCAAGCATCTGGAGCGGGTGCGCACCGAGTTCCCCGGCGACGACGCGCTGCTCGGCTCGGTGTCGCTGATCCAGGAAGACCATGGCCGGCGCGTGCGCATGGGCAATCTCGCCTTCCTCGGCTCGCACTCGATCAATGGCGTCGCGGCGCTGCACAGCGACCTGATGACGACGACGGTGTTCAAGGATTTCTACCGCCTCTTCCCCGAGCGGATGAACAACAAGACCAACGGCATCACCTTCCGCCGCTGGCTCTACCAGGCCAATCCGGGCCTCACCAACCTGCTGGTGGATGTGTGCGGGCCGGCGGTGCTGGACGACGCGACGCAGCTGAAGAAGCTGGAAGCGCTCGCCGGGGATTCCTCGCTGCACGACCGGCTGATGGCGGTGCGGCGGCAGAACAAGGTGGCGCTGGCCCGGCTGATCCGCGACCGGCTGGACATCAAGGTGAACCCCGGCGCGCTGTTCGACGTGCAGATCAAGCGCATCCACGAATATAAGCGCCAGCTCCTGAACGTGCTGGAGACCATCGCGCTCTATGACGCAATGCGCGCCAATCCGGCGCGCAATTGGGCGCCGCGGGTCAAGATCTTCTCCGGCAAGGCGGCGGCGAGCTACCAGATGGCCAAGCTGGTCATCAAGCTCGCCAATGACGTGGCCAAGGTGGTCAATGACGACCCGACGGTGAAGGACCTGCTGAAGGTCGTGTTCCTGCCGAACTACAATGTCTCGCTCGCCGAGGTGGTGATCCCGGCGGCGGACCTGTCCGAGCAGATCTCCACCGCCGGCATGGAAGCCTCCGGCACCGGCAACATGAAGATGGCGCTGAACGGTGCGCTCACCATCGGCACGCTCGACGGCGCCAATGTCGAGATCAAACAGCATGTCGGCGACGACAACATCTTCATCTTCGGCCTCACCGCCGAGGAGGTGGAGCAGCGCCGCGCCGCCGGCATCGACGAGGCGGGCTCGATCCGCAATTCGCAGCATCT comes from Ancylobacter polymorphus and encodes:
- a CDS encoding cobalamin biosynthesis protein; the protein is MIVAGVGSRRGVTSEEVCAAVRGAMERHGVKLCDISLMATPAAKGSEAGIIKAALDLGLLLVMVPQRQLEAAGTRAMSHSDRVVALMGVPSVAEASALAVAGRRSTLIGPRFVLGPVTCAFAREAEKGEAP
- the cobM gene encoding precorrin-4 C(11)-methyltransferase, which gives rise to MTVHFIGAGPGAADLMTLRGRDLIARCPVCLYAGSIVPPEVLAWCPAGARIVDTAPLSLDEIEAEFVAAQALGQDVARLQSGDLSIYSAVAEQIRRLEKHAIPYTLTPGVPAFAAASAVLGREFTVPGLAQSLVITRVSGRASAMPAGETLAAFGATGATLAIHLAIHALGEVVAELTPLYGAVCPVAVVVEASRPRERVIRGTLGDIVAQVAAAPVERTALIMVGKALAPEDFRESALYDAAYQRRFRGRE
- a CDS encoding cobyrinate a,c-diamide synthase — translated: MTARAFIIAAPRSGSGKTTVTLGVAAALRARGVRVRVAKSGPDYIDPAFHAAATGRPGLNLDSFAMPPALIDALAAEVAEAADTVIIEASMGLFDGIEGEAGRSGAAADLAARLGLPVVLVLDISGQSQSAAAVVRGFAGHDPRVRIAGVILNQVASERHRTQASTAIEALGLPILGSLPRDGAVRLPERHLGLVQAEEHPALAAQLAALAERAEKHIDLATLCALGAPVTPAGPAPVALAPPGQRIALARDVAFSFAYEHLMAGWRRAGAEILPFSPLADEAPADHADACWLPGGYPELHGERLAQAFRFLDGVRAFARTRPVHGECGGFMVLGEAIEDAEGRSHPMLGLLGHATSFARRRLNLGYRRAVTLDASALGPAGTRLRGHEFHYASVTQAGDDAPLVALSDGQGKEMGPSGSRRGRVSGTFFHVIATDGQSSGADP
- a CDS encoding DUF423 domain-containing protein, with the translated sequence MNAFRRFLVFVAGLMGAAGVAAAAAGAHVNAAPNLTTAATFLMLGASAVVGGCALAALRGPGWSFASVGAGIIALGTVLFSGALALRALWDIVVFPMAAPIGGTMLILGWLVLALAAFQREPRAG
- a CDS encoding glycogen/starch/alpha-glucan phosphorylase — protein: MSVEVEEKMLDTPETPARTLSAQGDEVAKFRAAVISKLTYAVGKNPAAASDRDWFLATAFATRDRIVDRWITSTRQTYSEGRKRVYYLSLEFLIGRLLFDALTNIEMLETARSALGDLGVDLDRLRQVEPDAALGNGGLGRLAACFMDSMATLSIAAYGYGIRYENGLFRQMIKNGWQQEYPEDWLSFGNPWEFERPEVYYDIGFGGSVESVAMGGDRKKQVWHPAETVEAVAYDTPIVGWRGRHVNTLRLWSARAADPIRLDAFNQGDHVGALVNQVKAEAISKVLYPSDATPAGQELRLRQEYFFTAASLHDLIRRHVDSFGDVRSLPDKVAIQLNDTHPAIAVAELMRVLIDENDIEFDEAFDITVRTISYTNHTLLPEALETWPVPLMERVLPRHMQIIYLLNAKHLERVRTEFPGDDALLGSVSLIQEDHGRRVRMGNLAFLGSHSINGVAALHSDLMTTTVFKDFYRLFPERMNNKTNGITFRRWLYQANPGLTNLLVDVCGPAVLDDATQLKKLEALAGDSSLHDRLMAVRRQNKVALARLIRDRLDIKVNPGALFDVQIKRIHEYKRQLLNVLETIALYDAMRANPARNWAPRVKIFSGKAAASYQMAKLVIKLANDVAKVVNDDPTVKDLLKVVFLPNYNVSLAEVVIPAADLSEQISTAGMEASGTGNMKMALNGALTIGTLDGANVEIKQHVGDDNIFIFGLTAEEVEQRRAAGIDEAGSIRNSQHLGEVLDAVGSGVFSPDEPDRFKPLVDALRYHDYFLVTTDFDAYWDAQRKVDARWNNRAAWWTSSAINTANMGWFSSDRTISEYAKDIWNVPVRPVR